The Manihot esculenta cultivar AM560-2 chromosome 8, M.esculenta_v8, whole genome shotgun sequence genomic interval tgagtatgcatgattgggagagagtatgtaaggatttggggtgtattgagtttggtttttggcttggcagaatcggacctgtcgtccagaggggactaggttcggccgccgaaaggagtttcggccgccgaacctgcatgggaggcagtctttcggctgccgaacgtacccccgaaggagggactttcgtttctgtcctggggtttcggccgctgaaggtgccgccgaacctacccgagtttcgtctctggaagggactttcggccgccgaaggtgccgccgaaagtgccctgtccagccgtttcatgggtgtttcctatgcatgtttctatgatgttttagaggggtttctgggggtatgtttatgagttgtttagagtatgtttggcacctcattcgagtccacctgtgtaggatcggacccgagagaccgaggaggccagtagtgttaGCTGTGCAGAGcaagttcagcgtctgccagaggtgagtagaactaaacttaatcttttattttaagaaaatcaaatgcctaaagcatgctcatgcatcatgattatatgtaataggatgattgcattagtttcacgaatgtggcgcattgcattatttgatgttgattaaggaggtttggaccaaggcgacttcaatagcccatttctgtcattgagtcttgggtaagtcctttgagagccggacaagtacatataggaaagtcctggtgagctctctgtggatttggtaccctgtcatgtatgtgaaagtcctgtgcgagctcctttgggggagccgggcaccgacagagggatttttgaggtcatgtccgatccttgagagtaaaggatgctagcaaaaaggaactctcaaaaacagtccgtggggaatatttatctgcatgaaccccgagacggacaagatacagttatgtgatttctttgtgttatgacgcatttcatgagagcatgtaattaatgaactgttttctatgtttctactcactgggctttttagctcacccctctcccctaaccccagtgttgcaggttcgaAGTCGATCGGGAAGTTTCAAGAGTTAAGGTCGTGCTTTTGTAATAGTAGTAGCTTTgcacttttagtgtggacatgtattgtgaTTGATATGttgatttgtaagagaatgtaatgtaaagttaattggagttatgtttatggtttagtattgtgcttggccctaagacttggttagtccctgtttaatacatgatgtatgttatgtgttagatgttgagttatgtttgagctaatcttgtggcatgtgttgtttaccacgttatggtaatggatgaggaccctagtgtaGGTCCAtcgtttgtggtttgatgcatgcacatgttaggttctagttccttggatgtgactccggcttgatgtatgttatgttgaaccagCTAGAGTTATGATTAGGACTCTAGTAGGGGGATCCTTTTaggtttccagttatgttgcatacaggtcaagttcggtatttacatcagatgttccagtttttatgttaaagttttgatcatgtatgggatttgaccaggtgataggatgtatgtttggcttgctacgggtcccggcggccttaagccgatctggatcctagcgccggtggcggttcgggccgttacggtagggtatcggtttccgggtcgttacaggttcggtggccgaacatggcttcggcggccgaacatggcttcggcggccgaacttgggttctccagaatggcaaaaCCCGATTCGCCTCTCTCatctagcctcccaaaaccctccaaactcatactcaacactcaaaagcatgcataaacacatcctcaagcatataggggcataaaactagcctataccccaacaaacaacatcaTAGCATCACATGtaacattaaactaacataaaccctaacattttacaactagcctaaacatgcattaaacacccataaaaccccttaaaacttacttaaaacctaaaagaagaggaggatctacacttacctcttgaaaatcgagaggagatgtgatcccaaacttggagatatggagggatgagctccgggggtctccaagcttcaaaactttgatcttagcttaaaatcttcaaaacaaaggtaaaaactcataaaaatcatgagagacttgaaggaaaagcacaagatcgacaaggggtggcggagactcaccttttccggaaatggagagagaaaactcgggggccaaaagtgcctccgcatccgccccatgttcagcggccgaacatgaggtttggcggctgaacctgggttttccttcaagctcttttctttttcaaaactcaatttctttcttcattaaaataataaaaacataaaaacattttagaaaatctttattttacccttctagaaggctccgacatccaagaattctggattccaacggagattcggccggaaggtaggaattccgaagccggggtctagccgggtattacagtattgtgcttggccctattgatagattgtaatcccttttgcacatgatctttatgttaatatttttaataatgatatatattgaaccaagcttgatgtatgacatgttaacccaactagagtatttgatgagagctctagtatggggtttttatgtatcCAGTTTTGATGTAtgctcaggtcaagcttggtatacgaaaagtttaaatttttatgaaaatgtatgatcatgtatggggttttatcaggtattcaggatgcatagtaggcttgctacgggttccggcgaccttaagtcgatctgaatcctaacgccggtagcggtccggtttccgggttgttacacacatgactcttccacattaatgaAATGTCTCCTCTCAATTATTGTCTATTGACTAAGAAACaaccatcaaaatataaaaaattatgaaaaaatttcatacgagaactaaaaacttttgttttcataaaaaataaaatattcggtTTGTAACTAGAAACCAAATTCTTCAATGCAATAACTGTCCGAGAATTGCCGCCATAAATCTGCTAAACACGtttgcatattctgaaaattgatttgtatgtgagaaatatctctatcatacagaaatcataagtgacgatcggaatatTTCTGAAACTCTTAATAAGGACAACAACATGTTCTTTTTTATCGATAGTTAATTGACGCATATCATTTTTCAAGAGAAAGCgaaataaaaagttagttttaagaaaaaaaacagACTAGAATATCGAGACCACGGAAGAAAACTTGCGCTGAAATTAAAACCTACcatctaataaataataagattaaAAGTTCCAAAatggatatatatataatattttaaaattgaatattttctCGTGTAAATTCCACTTCTAATAAATAAAGTTAAACTATCCGAGTGCGGGAAATTTTATCACCGTTTCCAAACAGGCCACAAAAATCTGCAATCGAGTGAAATAAATGAAGCGTGTGTAGCTTTCCACTTCCTTTTCTCTCCGGTTTCCTCTTCGGCTCTTTCATCGTCTTCGCTGGACCTCAGAGAAACCCAATATAGAGGCATAAGATAGCGGTTTTGGGATTTGGGATTCAGCGAAAAAGCTTGAAAATGGAGATCACTGAGAAGAAGGATACAGAGAACAACACAAACAACAGCAATAATAATGCTCAAACGACATTGGATTCAGCATCACTTGAGAACATAGACAAAGAAGCCGAAGAACGCCAAGCACGCGACCTCAAAGCTGGGTTGCATCCTCTCAAGGTTCTCTCTTTCGCTCTTTTATGTGTCTATCTGTTGTTTAATTCTATATGATTAGATCTTCGGTCCCTGCTAGTTTTTGCAGTTTGATTATTTTGCTATGAATTAGAGGAATTATGAAGCCAATCAATGAATCATTTCCTatgatttttgtattttttttttcctgaagtGGGTTATACTGGATTTATGCTACTAAGAGAAATTAAGGCTAAAGGCTAAGAAGTTGTTATTTTTTTGAAACCATATCTAAATCATTTCGTTATTTTTTAAGTTCGAGATCATCACTTGTGGTCTTTAatttttaggtttttttttgAAAGGACAGGCCTTTAGTAAgtcttttaattaatatatagaaTATTAGGATTGAACTTAGATGTCGGGCTTCAAAATATGGGTTGCAACTCTTTTGGAAAAGCTTCACATATGCTTGTTTAGATTATTAAGAATTTAACCCATTTTTGCTTGTTTAAGTTGGTAGCTCAACACAAACTTGATTTTCAGGTAATCAAATCGAGCTTGGAAAAAGAGCCACTGTCAATTTTACTTTGTCAATAAAGACTATAAGTATAAATCCATAAGTGCCTAGAATTCAAGCTTTACAATCATGGAAGCAAATGATTCAGTTAATGAAAAGTCTATTTGCATTGATGGCTGTATTATAATGTATCATTGTTTTATAATTGGATTCAAGAGTTTCATGTCTTTTTGTCTCTTTTATAATCCATATATCGATATTAAGTGCAATGAATTTTCAGGAAATGCACAAACTATAGCTTATGAACTGTCTGTGGGCCTATACTTTAGGCACCTATAAGGACAAACATTGACAAACGATTCCTGAGTGGGGAGACTTCAAATGGGAACGTCAAATGACCTTGTTCTAGAGTCTCTAATTGGAAAAAGGTGTAATTGGAGTTTCAAGTTTGGAATTTAAAGATAATTGTAGTTGCTTTGGAaacttgaagaaaaaaaaaagaaatagaaaaaaaaagcagAAAGGAAATGttgttaaatttatttgcttAAGTAAGGTATAATTACAATTTAAATTAAGCATTTTAGATTCTCTTATTCTACAAGGGATGAGAAATATTTTTTGCGACTTTTACAATAGCAATAATGCCCAATTAGTTAATCTTCCAAGCACGTTCCATACAAGCATACTCTGTCTACAGAATTTAAAGTCCATTTCACTGTTGTGTCACTCAAACAATATGCAAATGGATTGAAACATTGTTCTTTCTATTTCTCTGCACATATCCTTACTTGCCCCTTTAATACATAAATTATAACCATGACAGTGGAAGCAAGGTCAACTTCTCTCTTTGGAATTGTCAATATTTTAGGGGCTTTAGAAGCCTATATCATCAGATCAAACTGTAATGTGCACTATATTACACCACAGTTGTAGTGTTTTACCTTTGCTAATATTGTGGTTGTACTCATATctgttttatatgtataatcCGTAATGGTTTTGTTCCAATGTGCTTACTGGGCTTTCCATGTTTGTGATCAGCACAAGTTTGTATTTTGGTACACTCGCCGAACACCAGGAGTTCGAACACAAACTTCATATGAGgataatataaagaaaattgtGGAGTTCAGTACAGTAAGTTCTATTGTCATTGAACATGTGGATTACTAGTTTAAGTTATGTACTCACTTAATTACAAGATGTTTTCCATGGTTCATTTTGCTAACCGGATCTTTGGCATTGCTTTATATAGGTTGAAGGCTTTTGGGTCTGCTATTGCCACTTGGCTCGGCCTTCATCTTTGCCTAGTCCCACTGATCTACATCTCTTCAAGGAGGGAATCCGTCCTCTATGGGAGGTCAAGTCATAAGCCTAACCttgtgatgtgttttggttACCTGTTGTTTTGGTTGATAACTGCTGAcaaatattcttatttttatgcTAAGCACAAGTAGTTTTAACATTTTATCTATCAGGATTCTGCAAACTCCAATGGAGGCAAGTGGATAATACGATTCAAAAAAGTTGTCTCTGGTCGCTTTTGGGAGGACATGGTAAGAGAAAAAGCTGAAATGAATATGTTTGTTGTTTGCAATATCTTTGCCCTTTGCTATTGCCTTTGACAATTTAGTGTTGCTTGAAAGTTTGCTTCATTTGTTGTTAAGATTTTGGTTCACCTCAGTATTCCCTATTTGTCCGACTGTTGCAGTTTTTGGAATCCCCAGTGATGTGCATACCAACTTACTTTGCATCACTATTTTATTTTGACACTTGCACTTGCTGCATTATATTTCAACTGATTTAGATTATTTTATCTAGAATTTCATATAGAACTAGTCAAAACCTCTACCTGTGGGTGCTTGATTATATGGCAGAAAGATGCTGCGTGGTAGGTACTGTTTACAGTTTTGACGCTGGGTAAATTTCTGTACTAGTTAGATGCATTCCACGTCACATTTTAGTTGCATCATGTGGCCCTCTTTTAGTCCACGCTCAGGAAAATTGTAAGGTTTAACCACTATAGTGTTGGCTTTTCCACTAAATTAGAAATGCTGGAATGGatctttattatttactttcacATGCAAATGCAGGTGCTTGCCTTAGTGGGTGACCAACTTGATTATGGTGATAACATATGCGGTGCAGT includes:
- the LOC110620921 gene encoding eukaryotic translation initiation factor NCBP is translated as MEITEKKDTENNTNNSNNNAQTTLDSASLENIDKEAEERQARDLKAGLHPLKHKFVFWYTRRTPGVRTQTSYEDNIKKIVEFSTVEGFWVCYCHLARPSSLPSPTDLHLFKEGIRPLWEDSANSNGGKWIIRFKKVVSGRFWEDMVLALVGDQLDYGDNICGAVLSIRFNEDILSVWNRNSSDHQAVMALRDSIKRHLKLPHSYVMEYKPHDASLRDNSSYRNTWLRG